A DNA window from Chiroxiphia lanceolata isolate bChiLan1 chromosome 6, bChiLan1.pri, whole genome shotgun sequence contains the following coding sequences:
- the LOC116789068 gene encoding mas-related G-protein coupled receptor member D-like — protein MDTSSATERASPACWSQSSGMASNRSWSEDNSYNWTDCESSHLSKIPVTLLICLCGMVGNGAVLWLLSFHIHRNPVTIFILNLAIAGFTFLLSITITLGIFYVPESLCHELGSQGVTTVLNIIILFAFTASVYLLTAFSAVTALSVLPMSHCPCHHSRRFPVLLCALLWVLSFLLTMTLYSHPSALITFVLSYLLSVLTLICSGLTLLVFLCCSWKHPPRKLCAVVLLAVIFFPFFTADFGYWLLLRVFDFSVFVLSASLPLVCANSSVHPLIYFLAGSCEKKFTLSVSAAFQRTFEDVSEPQNRDNTVESS, from the coding sequence ATGGATACATCCTCTGCCACGGAAAGAGCCAGCCCCGCTTGCTGGAGCCAATCCAGTGGGATGGCATCTAACAGGAGCTGGAGTGAGGACAACTCCTACAACTGGACCGACTGTGAAAGCAGCCACTTGAGCAAAATCCCTGTCACACTCCTCATCTGCCTCTGTGGGATGGTTGGGAATGGGGCTGTCCTCTGGCTCCTCAGCTTCCACATCCACAGGAACCCTGTCACCATCTTCATCCTCAACCTGGCCATCGCTGGCttcaccttcctcctctccatcaCCATCACCCTGGGGATATTTTATGTCCCAGAGAGCCTCTGTCATGAGCTGGGCTCACAGGGAGTGACAACTGTGCTGAACATCATCATCCTGTTTGCCTTCACTGCCAGTGTCTACCTGCTGACAGCCTTCAGTGCTGTGACAGCTCTGTCTGTCCTCCCCATgtcccactgtccctgccaCCACTCCCGGCGcttcccagtgctcctgtgtgccctgctctgggtcctctccttcctgctcacCATGACCCTCTACTCCCACCCTTCAGCGCTCATCACCTTTGTCCTGAGCTACCTCTTATCGGTGCTCACCCTGATCTGCTCTGGTCTAACCCTGCTTGTTTTCCTATGCTGCTCATGGAAACATCCTCCAAGGAAGCTCTGTGCTGTGGTCCTTCTGGCTGTcatcttcttccccttcttcacTGCTGATTTTGGGTACTGGCTCTTGCTCAGggtgtttgatttttctgtctttgtccTCAGCGCCTCCCTCCCGCTCGTCTGTGCCAACAGCAGCGTCCACCCTCTTATTTACTTCTTGGCTGGGAGCTGTGAAAAGAAGTTCACACTCTCTGTTAGTGCTGCCTTCCAGAGGACTTTTGAAGATGTGTCAGAGCCTCAAAATAGAGACAACACAGTGGAATCATCATAA